One Candidatus Melainabacteria bacterium DNA segment encodes these proteins:
- a CDS encoding transposase has translation MSRKKTDYSTEFKKKIVLEVLRQEQTVNEIAVQYNVIPRN, from the coding sequence ATGTCACGAAAGAAAACAGATTATTCAACTGAGTTTAAGAAAAAAATTGTTCTTGAGGTTTTAAGACAAGAACAAACGGTAAATGAGATAGCAGTTCAATATAACGTTATCCCAAGAAATA